In Sphingomonas sp. R1, a single genomic region encodes these proteins:
- a CDS encoding 2Fe-2S iron-sulfur cluster-binding protein, producing the protein MIRVRFEAPGGGAVQEVQAPPGARLLEVAQNAGQPLEGTCEGQMACSTCHVIVSPADFDRLPRASEDEEDMLDLAMGAVRTSRLACQILLTDALDGLTVRLPSAHRDMQGR; encoded by the coding sequence ATGATCCGGGTGCGGTTCGAGGCGCCCGGTGGCGGCGCGGTGCAGGAAGTGCAGGCGCCACCAGGCGCCCGGCTGCTGGAAGTGGCGCAAAATGCCGGCCAACCGCTGGAGGGCACCTGCGAGGGGCAGATGGCCTGCTCCACCTGCCACGTCATCGTCTCGCCCGCCGATTTCGACCGGCTGCCGCGCGCCAGCGAAGACGAGGAGGACATGCTGGATCTCGCGATGGGCGCGGTGCGCACCAGCCGCCTGGCCTGTCAGATCCTGCTCACCGACGCGCTGGACGGACTGACCGTACGACTGCCGTCGGCGCACCGGGACATGCAGGGCCGGTGA
- a CDS encoding cysteine desulfurase family protein, whose amino-acid sequence MIYLDYQATTPLAPQALAAMLPWLESQHANPHSPHAPGRAAKAAVEIARSQVGALLPAGGQVAFTSGATEALNWAIKGTSGGIVTLATEHAAVLDTAAATGRPVTLLPVGPDGLVDLEVARAAIVPGTGLVAAMLVNNEIGVIQPIAELAALAHAAGALFLCDAVQGYGRLPIPATCDLVAISAHKIHGPKGIGALWVRDGVPLAPLLHGGGQEAPGRSGTLSPALCAGFGAAAKVAAMRSEEDAAHVRRLWASATGRLGQGWILNGSPVHRYCGNLNLRREGLDVARLMADLRDIAFSAGSACASGSGRPSHVLRALGLSDAQSRSSIRIGFGRMTTEEELMTALDRICAAADAQRVAA is encoded by the coding sequence ATGATCTATCTCGACTATCAGGCGACGACGCCGCTCGCCCCGCAAGCGCTTGCCGCGATGCTGCCCTGGCTCGAATCGCAGCACGCCAATCCGCATTCGCCGCACGCGCCCGGCCGCGCAGCCAAGGCGGCAGTGGAGATCGCGCGCTCGCAGGTGGGGGCGCTGCTGCCGGCCGGCGGACAAGTGGCGTTCACGAGCGGAGCGACCGAGGCGCTGAACTGGGCGATCAAGGGCACCAGCGGCGGTATCGTCACGCTCGCCACCGAACATGCGGCCGTGCTGGATACGGCGGCGGCGACCGGACGGCCGGTCACCCTGCTGCCGGTGGGGCCGGACGGGCTGGTCGATCTGGAGGTCGCCCGCGCCGCGATTGTGCCGGGCACGGGGCTGGTCGCCGCGATGCTGGTCAACAACGAGATTGGCGTGATCCAGCCGATCGCCGAACTGGCCGCGCTTGCCCATGCAGCGGGCGCGCTGTTCCTGTGCGACGCGGTGCAGGGCTATGGCCGCCTGCCGATCCCGGCGACGTGTGACCTCGTGGCGATCTCCGCGCACAAGATCCATGGACCCAAGGGGATCGGGGCGCTGTGGGTGCGGGACGGCGTGCCGCTGGCGCCGCTGCTGCATGGCGGCGGGCAGGAAGCGCCGGGGCGGTCGGGCACCCTGTCGCCCGCGCTGTGTGCCGGGTTCGGCGCGGCGGCCAAGGTCGCCGCAATGCGATCGGAGGAAGACGCCGCGCATGTCCGTCGACTTTGGGCATCGGCGACCGGGCGGCTTGGGCAGGGCTGGATCCTCAACGGCTCGCCCGTGCATCGCTACTGTGGCAACCTCAATCTGCGCCGCGAAGGGCTCGACGTCGCGCGCCTGATGGCGGATTTGCGCGACATCGCCTTTTCCGCCGGCTCGGCCTGCGCAAGTGGCTCGGGCCGCCCGAGCCATGTGCTGCGTGCGCTGGGGCTATCTGACGCGCAGTCGCGTTCCAGCATCCGTATCGGCTTCGGCCGCATGACCACCGAGGAGGAATTGATGACCGCACTCGACCGTATCTGCGCCGCTGCCGACGCCCAGCGGGTGGCGGCATGA
- a CDS encoding cysteine desulfurase family protein, which translates to MAARLYLDHAATTPMLPEALAAVMEGVTRWANPSSPHGDGRAARAALEDARRRIAASYGWAHELLLTSGASESLAIAMGRSVVDRRLITAVEHDAVLRLGEGAPVLPVTSGGIVRLDALAAALDGQGRTLVCVQWANSETGVRQPIAAIAELVHGAGGLLLVDAAQMPAHADAEVLRHADLVAVSAHKRGGPPGIGALLVRDLGVLLPTGGQEKGYRAGTENLPGALGYAAAVAVPEDLAEMARLRARLEATIVADGGAVVGAESPRSPLIGAYRMPGVSSAAQLIRFDLAGVAVSAGSACSSGSMRPSHVLTAMGWGEPALREVVRVSFGRSTTDADVDRFAELWRATFADARARAA; encoded by the coding sequence TTGGCCGCTCGACTCTATCTGGATCATGCCGCGACGACCCCGATGCTGCCCGAGGCGCTGGCGGCGGTGATGGAGGGCGTGACGCGCTGGGCGAACCCCTCCTCGCCGCATGGCGACGGGCGGGCGGCGCGCGCGGCGCTGGAGGATGCGCGGCGCCGGATCGCGGCGAGCTATGGCTGGGCACACGAGCTGCTGCTGACCAGCGGGGCAAGCGAATCGCTGGCGATCGCGATGGGTCGCAGCGTTGTCGATCGCCGGCTGATCACCGCAGTGGAGCATGACGCCGTGCTGCGGCTGGGCGAGGGCGCCCCGGTGCTGCCGGTTACCTCGGGCGGCATCGTGCGGCTCGACGCGCTCGCCGCCGCCCTGGACGGGCAGGGCCGGACGCTCGTTTGCGTGCAATGGGCGAACAGCGAGACCGGCGTGCGCCAGCCGATCGCGGCGATCGCCGAGCTCGTGCACGGTGCGGGCGGGCTGCTGCTGGTCGATGCCGCGCAGATGCCGGCGCATGCCGATGCCGAGGTGCTGCGCCACGCCGATCTGGTCGCGGTCTCCGCGCACAAGCGCGGCGGCCCGCCGGGCATCGGTGCGCTCCTCGTTCGCGACCTGGGCGTGCTGCTGCCGACCGGCGGGCAGGAAAAGGGCTATCGTGCGGGGACGGAGAATCTGCCGGGCGCGCTTGGCTACGCAGCGGCGGTCGCCGTGCCCGAGGATCTGGCGGAGATGGCCCGGCTGCGCGCGCGGCTGGAGGCGACGATCGTCGCAGACGGCGGCGCGGTGGTAGGCGCGGAGAGCCCGCGCAGCCCGCTGATCGGCGCCTACCGGATGCCGGGCGTGTCCTCCGCCGCGCAACTGATCCGCTTCGATCTGGCGGGTGTCGCGGTATCGGCGGGCAGCGCCTGCTCCTCGGGCAGCATGCGGCCCAGCCATGTGCTGACCGCGATGGGCTGGGGCGAGCCCGCCTTGCGCGAAGTCGTCCGGGTAAGCTTCGGGCGCAGCACCACCGACGCCGATGTCGACCGCTTCGCCGAGCTGTGGCGCGCAACCTTTGCCGATGCGCGGGCGCGGGCCGCATGA
- a CDS encoding alpha/beta hydrolase, giving the protein MPEVIFPGPEGRLEGRFAPAPRPRAPVAMILHPHPNAGGTMNNRIVQDLYKTFQRRGFATLRFNFRGVGKSQGTFDNGIGELSDAASALDWVQSFHPEASSTWVAGFGFGAWIGMQLLMRRPEIRGFISVAPPANMFDFTFLAPCPSSGIIIQGEQDEVVTPGAVQKLVDKLRTQKHITIHHDTIPGANHFFEHEMEQLMGSVDRYLDMRLDPNCPIR; this is encoded by the coding sequence TTGCCCGAAGTCATTTTCCCCGGACCCGAAGGCCGCCTCGAGGGCCGTTTCGCTCCCGCGCCGCGCCCGCGCGCCCCGGTTGCGATGATCCTCCACCCGCACCCCAATGCGGGCGGCACGATGAACAACCGCATCGTCCAGGATCTCTACAAGACCTTCCAGCGCCGGGGCTTCGCCACGCTGCGCTTCAATTTCCGCGGGGTCGGCAAGAGCCAGGGCACGTTCGACAACGGCATCGGCGAGCTGTCGGATGCCGCCAGCGCACTCGACTGGGTGCAGAGCTTTCACCCTGAAGCCTCGTCCACCTGGGTCGCCGGCTTCGGCTTCGGCGCCTGGATCGGCATGCAGCTGCTGATGCGCCGCCCGGAAATCCGCGGCTTCATCTCGGTCGCGCCGCCGGCGAACATGTTCGACTTCACCTTCCTCGCACCCTGCCCCAGCTCGGGCATCATCATCCAGGGCGAGCAGGACGAGGTCGTCACCCCCGGCGCGGTGCAGAAGCTGGTCGACAAGCTGCGCACCCAGAAGCACATCACCATCCACCACGACACCATTCCGGGCGCGAACCATTTCTTCGAGCACGAGATGGAGCAGCTGATGGGTTCGGTCGACCGCTATCTCGACATGCGGCTCGACCCCAACTGCCCGATCCGCTGA
- a CDS encoding alpha/beta fold hydrolase: protein MRAIGWVMAGLFLAGPPVLARQQMEPPAPSAPASKRDLAYGALPAQTLDYFPPTVRVGAPPPLIVFVHGGGWQHGSKDNATGSAKIQHFTGKGYAFATINYRLVPGATVEQQAQDVATALAWLVARAKELGFDPDRMVLMGHSAGAHLAALVGTDPRYMHGQDLMLDQLRGVVLLDGAAYDVPAQMAEAGRFMRPIYTRAFGSDPARQRALSPIAHTAGPNVLSFLILHVERDDGTRQSEALAAALRAEGSKVEVRGLEGRGLRGHVAMNRQLGEADYPGTAIVDRWLSATFAPR, encoded by the coding sequence ATGCGCGCGATCGGATGGGTGATGGCCGGACTGTTTCTTGCCGGCCCGCCGGTGCTTGCCCGGCAGCAGATGGAGCCGCCCGCGCCCTCCGCTCCCGCGTCGAAGCGGGACCTGGCCTATGGCGCGCTGCCCGCGCAAACGCTCGATTATTTCCCGCCGACGGTCCGTGTCGGCGCGCCGCCGCCGCTGATCGTGTTCGTCCATGGCGGCGGCTGGCAGCATGGCAGCAAGGACAATGCGACCGGATCGGCCAAGATCCAGCACTTCACGGGCAAGGGCTATGCCTTCGCAACGATCAACTACCGCCTGGTCCCTGGTGCCACCGTCGAGCAGCAGGCGCAGGACGTGGCGACTGCACTCGCATGGCTGGTGGCGCGTGCGAAGGAACTGGGTTTCGATCCCGACCGGATGGTGCTGATGGGGCACAGCGCCGGCGCACACCTCGCCGCATTGGTCGGCACCGATCCGCGGTACATGCACGGGCAGGACCTGATGCTCGATCAGCTGCGCGGCGTGGTGCTGCTCGACGGCGCCGCGTACGACGTGCCGGCGCAGATGGCCGAGGCCGGGCGCTTCATGCGGCCGATCTATACAAGAGCGTTCGGCAGCGATCCGGCGCGGCAGCGGGCGCTGTCGCCGATCGCGCATACCGCGGGGCCGAACGTGCTGTCGTTCCTGATCCTCCACGTCGAGCGCGACGACGGTACGCGCCAGTCCGAAGCGCTGGCGGCGGCCCTGCGCGCAGAAGGATCCAAGGTGGAGGTGCGGGGCTTGGAGGGCCGCGGCCTTCGCGGCCATGTGGCGATGAACCGCCAGCTCGGCGAGGCCGACTATCCCGGCACGGCAATCGTCGATCGCTGGCTCAGCGCGACGTTCGCGCCGCGCTGA
- a CDS encoding threonine/serine dehydratase produces MTILRQPTRAGVRDAAAKVAAILPPTPLLVQEVRGVAVAFKAESLQPIGAFKIRGAWHRLTALDERVRGQGVVAFSSGNHAQGVAWAAKRLGIPAVIVMPSDAPRVKLEATLALGAEVVRYDRATESREKIAEQLAHARGAALVPSFDDPWIIEGQGSAGIEAARQMADAGLEPPRRVLVPCGGGGLSAGVALALPEAEIVPVEPEGWDDMRRSLEAGWIEPVGPNPPVTACDSLQTPRVSPLTFDVLSRRGATGVAVSEMEIRAAQRWAAAKLRLVVEPGGAAGIAALLAGRVPAEPGTLVIVSGGNVDQEDYARTIGGRE; encoded by the coding sequence GTGACGATTTTGCGACAGCCCACCCGCGCAGGGGTTCGCGACGCCGCCGCCAAGGTGGCGGCGATCCTGCCGCCGACGCCCTTGCTGGTACAGGAGGTGCGCGGCGTGGCGGTGGCGTTCAAGGCGGAAAGCCTCCAGCCGATCGGCGCGTTCAAGATCCGCGGTGCCTGGCACCGGCTGACCGCTCTGGACGAGCGGGTGCGCGGGCAGGGCGTCGTCGCCTTCTCCTCGGGCAATCACGCGCAAGGCGTCGCCTGGGCGGCAAAGCGGCTCGGCATTCCGGCGGTGATCGTCATGCCGTCCGATGCGCCTAGGGTAAAGCTGGAAGCGACGCTGGCGCTGGGGGCGGAAGTGGTCCGCTATGATCGCGCGACCGAAAGCCGGGAGAAGATCGCCGAACAGCTCGCCCATGCCCGCGGCGCGGCGCTGGTGCCGAGCTTCGACGACCCCTGGATCATCGAGGGGCAGGGAAGCGCGGGAATCGAGGCGGCTAGACAGATGGCGGACGCCGGACTGGAGCCCCCGCGGCGGGTGCTGGTTCCGTGCGGCGGCGGCGGGCTTTCAGCCGGCGTCGCGCTGGCCTTGCCGGAGGCGGAGATCGTCCCTGTCGAACCCGAAGGCTGGGACGATATGCGCCGGAGCCTGGAAGCGGGCTGGATCGAGCCGGTCGGGCCGAACCCGCCGGTGACGGCGTGCGATTCGCTGCAGACTCCGCGCGTTTCGCCGCTTACGTTCGACGTGCTCTCCCGCCGCGGCGCAACCGGCGTGGCGGTGAGCGAAATGGAGATCCGCGCAGCGCAGCGCTGGGCGGCGGCGAAGTTGCGGCTGGTGGTGGAGCCGGGCGGTGCAGCCGGAATCGCGGCGCTGCTCGCGGGCAGGGTTCCGGCGGAACCCGGAACGCTCGTGATCGTTTCGGGCGGAAATGTCGACCAGGAGGATTATGCGCGGACGATCGGGGGCAGGGAATGA
- a CDS encoding type III PLP-dependent enzyme: MHKHHRALGLATTRIGNRVADIAKLRPVQPVTLVRPHAASRAARFFAEKFPGRSMYAVKANPSPDLIQILWESGITHFDVASIAEVRLVAGVAPEATLCFMHPVKAEEAIAEAYFEHGVRVFSLDSMEELDKIVRATKGATDLTLCVRLRVSSDHSKLSLASKFGVGPGESKDLLIAVRQVADALGICFHVGSQAMSPEAYANAMERARAAIVEAGVTVDVVDVGGGFPSSYPGMEPPPLERYFATIHRAFESLPISYSAELWAEPGRALCAEYSSLIVRVERRRGDELYINDGAYGALFDAAHIGWRFPVRLLREPDSNAKDMGFSFYGPTCDDMDRMAGPFELPADIQAGDYIEIGMLGAYGAAMRTGFNGFTAGDTVIVDDEPMVSLYTGEDEAAAAAPSNVVKL, from the coding sequence TTGCACAAGCATCATCGCGCGCTGGGGTTAGCGACCACCCGTATCGGCAACCGCGTTGCCGACATCGCTAAGCTTCGTCCGGTTCAGCCGGTAACGCTCGTCCGCCCGCACGCCGCATCGCGTGCGGCCCGGTTCTTCGCCGAGAAGTTCCCGGGTCGTTCGATGTATGCCGTGAAGGCCAATCCCTCGCCGGATCTGATCCAGATCCTGTGGGAGAGCGGAATTACGCATTTCGACGTAGCATCGATCGCCGAGGTTCGCCTCGTCGCCGGTGTCGCGCCGGAAGCAACCCTGTGCTTCATGCACCCGGTAAAGGCTGAGGAAGCCATCGCCGAGGCGTATTTCGAGCACGGCGTTCGCGTATTCAGCCTGGACAGCATGGAAGAGCTGGACAAGATCGTACGCGCCACCAAGGGCGCCACCGATCTCACGCTGTGCGTACGCCTCCGCGTCTCGTCGGATCACTCGAAGCTGAGCCTCGCGTCGAAGTTCGGCGTGGGTCCGGGCGAGAGCAAGGACCTGCTGATCGCGGTTCGCCAGGTGGCGGATGCTCTGGGCATCTGCTTCCATGTCGGCAGCCAGGCGATGTCGCCGGAAGCCTATGCCAATGCGATGGAGCGCGCCCGCGCCGCCATCGTCGAGGCGGGCGTCACGGTCGATGTCGTCGATGTCGGCGGCGGGTTCCCGTCGAGCTATCCCGGCATGGAGCCGCCGCCGCTCGAGCGCTATTTCGCGACGATCCACCGCGCCTTCGAAAGCCTGCCGATTTCCTATTCGGCAGAGCTGTGGGCCGAGCCGGGCCGTGCGCTGTGCGCCGAATACAGCTCGCTGATCGTGCGCGTCGAGCGTCGTCGCGGCGATGAGCTGTACATCAACGACGGCGCGTACGGCGCGCTGTTCGATGCGGCGCATATCGGCTGGCGCTTCCCGGTCCGCCTCCTCCGCGAGCCGGATTCGAACGCCAAGGACATGGGCTTCAGCTTCTACGGCCCCACCTGCGACGACATGGATCGCATGGCGGGCCCGTTCGAGCTGCCGGCCGACATCCAGGCGGGCGACTATATCGAGATCGGCATGCTCGGCGCGTACGGCGCGGCGATGCGCACCGGCTTCAACGGCTTCACCGCCGGCGACACGGTGATCGTCGACGACGAGCCGATGGTCTCGCTCTACACCGGCGAAGACGAGGCGGCTGCCGCCGCGCCGTCGAACGTCGTCAAGCTGTAA
- a CDS encoding 1,9-bis(guanidino)-5-aza-nonane synthase — protein MTDSLTKTAAANAPINDTRKAELLSKQVKHIDIKSFDARPIVDAMSDMSFTSRDLGRATKIYNEMLADKDCTVCLVIAGSTSAGGCMDLYADLVRNNMVDVIVATGATIVDMDFFEGLGHKHYQALEIPDDDTLRSLYIDRIYDTYIDEEQLQDCDFTINKIANELEPRAYSSRAFIREMGKYLSEHGKKENSLVKLAYEHDVPIFCPAFVDSSAGFGLVKHQVDQMKAGKPYLMIDAVADFRELTEIKIQAGTTGLLMIGGGVPKNFIQDTVVCAEILGHEDVEVHKYAVQITVADVRDGACSSSTLQEAASWGKVNTGIEQMVFAEAGSVMPLLASDAYHRGYWKDRAKRGWAKLFA, from the coding sequence ATGACCGACAGCCTCACCAAGACCGCGGCGGCCAACGCCCCGATCAACGACACCCGCAAGGCCGAGCTGCTTTCCAAGCAGGTCAAGCACATCGACATCAAGAGCTTCGACGCGCGCCCGATCGTCGATGCGATGAGCGACATGAGCTTCACCAGCCGCGACCTCGGCCGCGCGACCAAGATCTACAACGAGATGCTGGCCGACAAGGACTGCACGGTCTGCCTCGTGATCGCGGGCTCGACCTCGGCCGGCGGCTGCATGGACCTCTATGCGGATCTGGTGCGCAACAACATGGTCGACGTGATCGTCGCCACCGGCGCGACCATCGTCGACATGGATTTCTTCGAGGGCCTGGGCCACAAGCACTACCAGGCGCTCGAGATCCCCGACGACGACACGCTGCGCTCGCTCTATATCGACCGCATCTACGACACGTACATCGACGAGGAGCAGCTCCAGGACTGCGACTTCACGATCAACAAGATCGCGAACGAGCTTGAGCCGCGCGCCTACTCGAGCCGCGCCTTCATCCGCGAGATGGGCAAGTACCTGTCGGAGCACGGCAAGAAGGAAAACAGCCTCGTCAAGCTCGCCTATGAGCATGACGTGCCGATCTTCTGCCCGGCGTTCGTCGACAGCTCGGCCGGCTTCGGCCTCGTCAAGCACCAGGTCGACCAGATGAAGGCCGGCAAGCCCTATCTGATGATCGATGCGGTCGCGGACTTCCGCGAGCTGACCGAGATCAAGATCCAGGCGGGCACCACCGGCCTGCTGATGATCGGCGGCGGCGTGCCGAAGAACTTCATCCAGGACACCGTCGTCTGCGCCGAAATCCTCGGCCACGAAGACGTGGAAGTGCACAAGTATGCGGTGCAGATCACCGTCGCCGACGTGCGTGACGGCGCCTGCTCGTCCTCGACGCTGCAGGAAGCCGCCAGCTGGGGCAAGGTGAACACCGGCATCGAGCAGATGGTGTTCGCGGAAGCCGGTTCGGTGATGCCGCTGCTCGCCAGCGACGCCTACCACCGCGGCTACTGGAAGGACCGCGCCAAGCGCGGCTGGGCGAAGCTGTTCGCCTGA
- a CDS encoding SDR family oxidoreductase: protein MKTSGNTILITGGGSGIGEALAHRFHDAGNTVIVAGRRLEALQAACEGRADMHALTLDVESADGVADFAARLLAAHPGLNVLINNAGIMRFEALDTKRDLADAEATITTNLLGPIRLIDALVEHLAAMPDAAIVNVTSGLAFVPLVTTPTYNATKAAMHSYTVSLRAVLEGKVEVIELAPPAVQTELTPGQSLRPGYQPLDEFADEVLALFGQTPTPKEVLVERVKFLRDAEREGRFDATLAQLTAMAKAAREAVEG from the coding sequence ATGAAGACCAGCGGCAATACTATTCTGATCACCGGCGGCGGCTCGGGGATCGGCGAGGCGCTCGCGCATCGCTTCCATGACGCCGGCAACACCGTCATCGTCGCCGGAAGGCGGCTCGAGGCGCTGCAGGCGGCGTGCGAAGGCCGCGCCGACATGCATGCGCTGACGCTCGACGTGGAAAGTGCGGACGGCGTGGCGGACTTTGCCGCGCGGCTGCTCGCGGCGCATCCGGGGCTCAACGTGCTGATCAACAATGCCGGGATCATGCGGTTCGAGGCGCTGGATACCAAGCGCGACCTCGCCGATGCCGAGGCGACGATCACCACCAACCTGCTTGGTCCCATCCGGCTGATCGACGCGCTGGTCGAGCATCTGGCGGCGATGCCCGACGCGGCCATCGTCAACGTGACCTCGGGTCTCGCCTTCGTGCCGCTGGTGACGACGCCGACCTACAACGCCACCAAGGCCGCGATGCACAGCTACACCGTGTCGCTGCGCGCGGTGCTGGAGGGCAAGGTCGAGGTGATCGAGCTGGCCCCGCCCGCGGTGCAGACCGAGCTCACGCCGGGGCAGAGCCTGCGCCCGGGCTACCAGCCGCTCGACGAATTCGCCGACGAGGTGCTGGCGCTGTTCGGGCAGACGCCGACGCCGAAGGAAGTGCTGGTCGAGCGGGTGAAGTTCCTCCGCGATGCCGAGCGCGAGGGGCGGTTCGATGCGACGCTGGCGCAGCTCACCGCGATGGCAAAGGCGGCGCGGGAGGCGGTGGAGGGGTGA
- a CDS encoding winged helix-turn-helix transcriptional regulator: MSSPAPAPETRSHEMDPRVEALVTEVIGRVADKWTMLILELLAEQGEMRFTRIGKAVPGISQKMLTQTLRQMERDGLVVRTVHPVIPPRVEYRLTDLGESLGEAFCGVWLWAAANLERIEAARTAFDTRSGG, encoded by the coding sequence ATGTCGTCCCCTGCGCCCGCTCCTGAAACCCGCAGCCACGAGATGGATCCGCGCGTCGAGGCGCTCGTCACCGAGGTGATCGGACGCGTGGCCGACAAATGGACGATGCTGATCCTGGAACTGCTCGCCGAACAGGGCGAGATGCGCTTCACCCGCATCGGCAAGGCGGTGCCCGGCATCAGCCAGAAGATGCTGACCCAGACGCTGCGCCAGATGGAGCGCGACGGGCTGGTGGTCCGCACCGTGCATCCGGTGATCCCGCCCCGCGTCGAGTATCGGCTGACCGATCTGGGCGAGAGCCTGGGAGAGGCGTTTTGCGGCGTCTGGCTGTGGGCGGCGGCGAATCTCGAGCGGATCGAGGCCGCCCGCACCGCCTTTGACACACGTAGCGGCGGCTGA